DNA from Mesorhizobium sp. B2-1-1:
GCTTGTTGACCAGATCGGTCTCGCCCTTGCGCACCGCAATGCCCGCGCCAGGTCCGAAAATCTCGACCGGCTGCGGCGAGGGCTGGCCGAGGATCTTGCAGCAGGCACCGTCAGGCGAATCCAGCCACTGCTGCAGCACCACGATATCATCCTCGATGGCGTCGAGGCGGCCGTTGGCCAGATCCGCCTGTTCCTCGGGGCTGCTCGGATAACCCTTGATCGTGCTGTCGGTGTAGGTCTTCGAGGCATAGTTGAAATGGGTCGTCGTGGTGGCCACGCCGATACTCTTGCCGGCGAGGTCCTCCTTGGTCACGCCCTTCAGCGTCGAATCCTTCGGCACGGCGAGCGCCGAGGGCGTGTTGTAGTATTTGTGAGTGAAGTCGACCTTCTCGGCACGCTCCGGCGTGATCGACATTGATGCCACGATGGCGTCGAACTTGCCCGCCTGCAGCGCCGGGATGATGCCGTCCCAATCCTGGGCAACGAAGGTGCACTTGACCTTCATCTCATCGCAGAGCGCCTGGGCGATGTCGATGTCGAAACCGACGAGCTTGCCATCGGAAGTCAGGTTGTTGAAGGGCGGGTAGGCGCCCTCGGTGCCGATCCTCAGGGTCTTTTCCTGGGCCTGGGCTACGCCGAGCGTCAGCAGCGCGGCCGAAGCGGCGAGCGCGATACGCAGTGCAATACGCATAATGATCCTCTCTTTATGGTCCCGGCCGTCGTTCCGAAACGGCTCTGTGGGGGCGGTGCTTTTGACCGCCCGCTGGCCCGATACTCCCACTCTTTCCAAGAAAAAAGCAACTGCAAAACCACGAAAATCGGCAATGTCCTTCTGCCGTTACGTTACTTCTCAAGCAACGAGGCCGGTCGCGCGCTCGACGAAGTCGGCTATCGATTTCACGTCGTCGAGATCGAACACCGGCAGGCTTTTGTCCTCGATGGCGAAGTCGGCCGCAATGGCAACGATCCCGGGGTCACCCGCCGAAAGCGGCGTCCGGTCCTTCGCCTCCAGGCGCCGGGTTTCGATCTTGCGGTGGGCTTCGCGCTTGTAGCCTTCGACCAGCACGATGTCGGACGGCGCAAGCCGCGACAGGATCGCTTCCAGCGCCGGCTCATCCTCGCCGCGCAATTCGTGCATCAGCGCCCAGCGATTGGCGGAGACGATGGCGACTTCCATGGCTCCTGCCTGCCGGTGGCGAAAGCTGTCCGCGCCCGGCTTGTCGATGTCGAAATCATGATGGGCGTGCTTTACGGTCGAAACCGTCCAGCCGCGCCCAACGAGTTCCGCGACCAGTTTCTCAGTCAGGGTCGTCTTGCCGGAGTTCTTCCAGCCGGTGATGCCGAAGAGGCGCTTGTTCATCTCAGATGCTCTGCAGCAACCGCGCCGCCTTGGCAAGATCGTCGGGCATGTTGATGTTGATCGGCCGCCGTGGCCAGCCGCTTTCGAGCCGCAGCAAGGTCTTGTCGCCGCCGCCCCTGCGTCTGGATTGAACGCCGGCCAGCATCAATCCCGCAATATCTCTCACCATCATCGAGCCCGTGCGCCTTCGCGAAAATTCCCCGCGAGCCTCTTATATGCCGTCCGGGGCCATGGCAGGACCAGTGCTTTCCGCGACGATCCTGCGCCGGCCGACGACGCGCTCACGATAAAGCGCGTAAAGGCCGGAGCCCACGATTGTGCTGGCGCCGATGATCATTGTCATGTCGGGGACATCGCCGAAGACCAGCAGGCCGAGCACAATGGACCAGAGCAGCGCCGTATAGCGGAACGGCGCTATGAAGGAAATCTCGCCCGAGCGCATCGCCATGATGATGAATTGATAGCCGATGAGCACCAGCACCGCTGCGAGCGCCAGCAGCGCAGTGGCTTTTCCCGTCATCGGTGTCCAGCCGCCCATCGGCGACAGCAGCAGCGCGCCGACCATGGTCATGGCCAATGCCGTTGCGGTGGAGACGAGCAGCGTGGGGATAGCCTGCGGAATCCGCTTGGTGGCGAGGTCGCGCACTGCGCAGCAGGCGACGCTGGCCAGCGCCACGAGCGAAAACATGCTGAACCCCTCGAAGCCCGGGCGCACCACGACCAGCACGCCGGCAAATCCAACGGCGATCGCCAGCCAGCGGCGCCAGCCGACCGC
Protein-coding regions in this window:
- a CDS encoding ABC transporter substrate-binding protein; this translates as MRIALRIALAASAALLTLGVAQAQEKTLRIGTEGAYPPFNNLTSDGKLVGFDIDIAQALCDEMKVKCTFVAQDWDGIIPALQAGKFDAIVASMSITPERAEKVDFTHKYYNTPSALAVPKDSTLKGVTKEDLAGKSIGVATTTTHFNYASKTYTDSTIKGYPSSPEEQADLANGRLDAIEDDIVVLQQWLDSPDGACCKILGQPSPQPVEIFGPGAGIAVRKGETDLVNKLNSAIDAIRANGKYKEINDKYFKFDVYGAES
- the mobB gene encoding molybdopterin-guanine dinucleotide biosynthesis protein B, with amino-acid sequence MNKRLFGITGWKNSGKTTLTEKLVAELVGRGWTVSTVKHAHHDFDIDKPGADSFRHRQAGAMEVAIVSANRWALMHELRGEDEPALEAILSRLAPSDIVLVEGYKREAHRKIETRRLEAKDRTPLSAGDPGIVAIAADFAIEDKSLPVFDLDDVKSIADFVERATGLVA
- a CDS encoding DMT family transporter, which codes for MPLSPNLRGALFMVVAMAGFTLNDAITKYSSQSMNMAQVMLIRGAFASLFVGLLAWQRGALVRPRSMLQPLVALRVLAEAGATVTFLVALAHLPIASVSAVLQALPLAVTMGAALVLGEAVGWRRWLAIAVGFAGVLVVVRPGFEGFSMFSLVALASVACCAVRDLATKRIPQAIPTLLVSTATALAMTMVGALLLSPMGGWTPMTGKATALLALAAVLVLIGYQFIIMAMRSGEISFIAPFRYTALLWSIVLGLLVFGDVPDMTMIIGASTIVGSGLYALYRERVVGRRRIVAESTGPAMAPDGI